A section of the Acidobacterium capsulatum ATCC 51196 genome encodes:
- a CDS encoding carboxymuconolactone decarboxylase family protein — protein MEQRIDYAKAFPEGYQAMIHLEGAVRRSGLEPALLELVKIRASQLNGCAFCIDMHTKDARHKGETEQRIYALSAWRETAFFTGRECAALAWTEAITNIQQGHASDAVYAEVREHFSEAETVKLTWAIGAINVWNRVAVAMRPAVGGYEPQG, from the coding sequence ATGGAGCAGCGGATTGATTATGCGAAGGCCTTCCCGGAAGGCTATCAGGCGATGATTCACCTGGAGGGCGCGGTGCGGCGCAGCGGACTGGAGCCGGCGTTGCTGGAACTGGTGAAGATTCGCGCGTCGCAGTTGAATGGCTGCGCCTTCTGCATTGACATGCACACCAAGGATGCGCGGCATAAGGGCGAGACGGAGCAGCGCATCTATGCGTTGAGTGCGTGGCGCGAGACGGCGTTCTTTACCGGGCGCGAGTGCGCGGCGCTGGCGTGGACGGAGGCCATCACGAATATTCAGCAGGGCCATGCGTCGGATGCGGTGTATGCGGAGGTTCGCGAGCATTTCAGCGAGGCGGAGACGGTGAAGCTGACCTGGGCGATTGGCGCGATCAACGTATGGAATCGCGTGGCGGTTGCGATGCGCCCCGCAGTGGGTGGATATGAGCCGCAGGGATGA
- a CDS encoding acyl-CoA desaturase: MSKSFVEESPTVSTQQMQADAQHFVQSKSKALNFSFAAVLTLMHVGAIAALFYFKWSAVGAFLVMWVIAQNIGIAMSYHRLLTHRGYVVPKWLEYTMAICSTMAMQGGPIYWVAVHRLHHQLTDKPGDPHSPRDGVWWSHVGWILYGTLHNGDPALARYAPDLIRDRFYVWLSRFHLVPLALAGGVLYYFGGWSWLLWGIPLRVVLGWHTTWLVNSATHLWGYRNFDTRDDSRNNVLVAIISGGEGWHNNHHAHPVSATHGMAWYEIDVNYWGIRLLGFLGLAKKIKVQGLKGGPAKVLHG; encoded by the coding sequence ATGTCCAAATCTTTCGTCGAAGAATCCCCCACAGTCAGCACGCAGCAGATGCAGGCGGATGCCCAGCATTTTGTTCAAAGCAAGTCGAAGGCACTCAACTTTTCCTTCGCCGCTGTTCTCACCCTCATGCACGTCGGCGCCATCGCCGCCCTGTTCTACTTCAAGTGGTCTGCCGTCGGCGCGTTCCTGGTCATGTGGGTCATCGCGCAAAACATCGGCATCGCCATGAGCTACCACAGGCTGCTCACGCACCGTGGTTATGTGGTGCCCAAATGGCTGGAATACACCATGGCCATCTGCTCCACCATGGCCATGCAGGGCGGCCCCATCTACTGGGTGGCCGTTCATCGCCTGCACCATCAGCTCACTGACAAGCCCGGCGACCCGCACTCCCCGCGCGACGGCGTGTGGTGGTCGCATGTGGGCTGGATTCTCTACGGCACGCTGCACAACGGCGATCCCGCGCTGGCACGCTACGCGCCTGACCTCATTCGCGACCGCTTCTACGTCTGGCTGAGCCGCTTCCACCTGGTTCCGCTGGCGCTGGCCGGCGGCGTGCTCTATTACTTTGGCGGATGGTCATGGCTGCTCTGGGGCATTCCCCTGCGCGTCGTGCTCGGCTGGCACACCACCTGGCTGGTCAACTCGGCCACGCACCTGTGGGGCTACCGCAACTTTGATACGCGCGATGACTCACGCAACAACGTCCTCGTGGCCATCATCTCGGGCGGCGAAGGCTGGCACAACAATCATCACGCGCACCCGGTCTCGGCCACCCACGGCATGGCCTGGTATGAGATTGACGTCAACTACTGGGGCATCCGCCTGCTCGGCTTCCTTGGCCTCGCCAAGAAGATCAAGGTGCAGGGCCTCAAGGGCGGACCCGCAAAGGTCCTCCACGGCTGA